AATATTTATAGCTGGTAGTACCCACAATGGCGAGGATGAAGCCGTTATAAATGCATTTCTACAAGTATATAAGAACAATCCTGCTCTTCTCCTTATCCTTGCTCCCAGACACATCCAGAGAGTAGAGAAAATAGAATTCCTTATAAAAGAACATGGGCTGAAATATGTAAAGAGGACGGATATGATTAAGAGTCAGGAGTCAGAAGTCATAAGTCAGGAAACAGAAGTAATTCTCCTTGATACCATCGGAGAGCTTGCAGGTCTCTATTCATTAGCAGATGTCGTCTTTGTTGGTGGGAGTTTTGTTGATGCGGGAGGACATAATGTAATGGAGCCTGCATTTTTTAGAAAGCCCGTTATATTTGGTCCCTCTATGTATAACTTCAGAGATGCAGCGGATATCCTGCTTAAGAATGGTGCCGCCATACAGGTTAGAGATCATACAGAGCTGGCGAGGGAGGTTGGATATTTGCTCGACCATCCGGAAATTGCTTCAAAAATAGGGAAATCTGCTCAGAATGTCGTCCAGAGGAATACAGGGGCTACAGACATTGCGATGAGGATTGTCCAGAGGTTTCTGGTCGAACCCGAGTGGTAAGATGATATTGAGATTAATTTCATTTCTTTATGGTTATTTGATGAAGCTGAGAGTATTTCTTTATGAAACAGGTGTATTCAGATGTAAAAAGCTTCCATGTATGGTTATAAGTGTTGGTAATATAACATTAGGTGGTTCAGGTAAAACACCTGCTGTGATTTCACTTGCTGAAATGGCTTTGAAAGCAGGTTATAATCCTGCAATCCTCATAAGGGGATACAAGGGTAAGGGGTCTCGTAAAAGATCTAAAGATTTTTTTTTGCGTGTGATGAGGGGTGAAATAGAGTTAGTTTCAGACGGAGAAAGATGTTTACTTGATCCTTTTGAGGCAGGAGATGAGGCTTATCTTCTTGCAGAGAGGTTAAAGGGTGTCCCTGTAATAAAGGGGAGAAAACGGTCTATCACAGGGAAATGTGCACTTCAGAGATTTAATTCGGACCTTTTGATACTCGATGATGGCTTTCAACACCTCTCAATCCATAGAGACTTAAATATACTGCTGGTAGATTCTACCAATCCGTTTGGAAACAGATATATTTTCCCCGCAGGCATACT
This genomic stretch from Nitrospirota bacterium harbors:
- the lpxK gene encoding tetraacyldisaccharide 4'-kinase, yielding MILRLISFLYGYLMKLRVFLYETGVFRCKKLPCMVISVGNITLGGSGKTPAVISLAEMALKAGYNPAILIRGYKGKGSRKRSKDFFLRVMRGEIELVSDGERCLLDPFEAGDEAYLLAERLKGVPVIKGRKRSITGKCALQRFNSDLLILDDGFQHLSIHRDLNILLVDSTNPFGNRYIFPAGILREPMEAIKRADIIIFTKVSPLSLPLSDIEVEVRRYNEKAPIFLASHQPAGFVDMAGVIHPVGALNGKRVLIFSGIANPASFYETIRGIGCVIVKEIIYPDHHLYKEKDLVQIEQLSINNGAEAVVTTEKDAVKL